In Triticum aestivum cultivar Chinese Spring chromosome 5B, IWGSC CS RefSeq v2.1, whole genome shotgun sequence, the following proteins share a genomic window:
- the LOC123112715 gene encoding 3beta-hydroxysteroid-dehydrogenase/decarboxylase, whose translation MATADPGPASPSSLAPLRPACAVTFGRSTLLGRHLAAALAASRRWSAVAVLDPSPCDASPTAPLAHVTVDLSDPAAALGPALAGVEAVFHVDPTSAADAAGDGSFLSLHRVAAEGTRRLLAACRASGVRRVVYTGSAAAVAAAALDVVDADEDSVPYPDKFGSAVSELRAQVEMMVLSTDGNDGMRTCVLRPSNLFGPGDSSLVRFVAGYARSPLGKFVIGSGGSKSDFTYVENVVHANICAEQALCSNAASVAGKPFFVTNGEPIETWEFVSCMMEAMGCQRPRVNLPAKMLLFAAQFSNMIHHRLGLQMSSTPPLYPDAVYFLSHTRTFNISKARRQLGYAPTVSLEDGIMRTAASVSELQDNLGISRKQGSCGSSKADKLLGSGVAADILLWRDEKKTFSYITLLFLLFYWFFLSDRTFVSSSAKILLVIFLALYIHGVLPSKVYGFTVEKVTPDCFEVSDSTLRNPIMCMASLWNGGIHKLRVLAEGDDWGTFLKAVASLFCVKVMLHFQFRTLIGLALASLFIVFIVYEQCEEGIDALVAMASVKIKSLVDRVGRDLPAVRNVLVSSKASYILQIILAMTL comes from the exons ATGGCGACCGCGGACCCTGGCCCGGCGAGCCCGTCATCGCTGGCCCCGCTCAGGCCGGCCTGCGCCGTCACCTTCGGCCGCTCCACGCTCCTCGGCCGCCACCTGGccgccgcgctcgccgcctccCGCCGATGGTCTGCCGTCGCCGTGCTGGACCCCTCCCCCTGCGACGCCTCGCCGACCGCGCCCCTCGCCCACGTCACCGTCGACCTCTCCGACCCCGCGGCGGCTCTCggccccgccctcgccggcgtcgaggccgTCTTCCACGTGGACCCCAcctccgccgccgacgccgccggcgACGGGTCCTTCCTCTCGCTCCACCGCGTCGCGGCCGAGGGCACCAGGCGCCTCCTCGCCGCCTGCCGCGCCAGCGGCGTGCGCAGGGTCGTGTACaccggctccgccgccgccgtcgccgccgccgcgctcgatGTGGTCGACGCCGACGAGGACTCGGTGCCGTACCCCGACAAG TTCGGGAGCGCGGTCAGCGAGCTCAGGGCGCAGGTCGAGATGATGGTTCTGAGCACGGATGGGAACGACGGGATGCGGACGTGCGTGCTGCGGCCGAGCAATCTGTTCGGGCCAGGCGATTCGAGTCTGGTGAGGTTCGTTGCTGGATATGCAAGGTCTCCCTTGGGCAAG TTTGTAATAGGTAGTGGAGGTAGCAAGTCTGACTTTACGTATGTGGAAAATGTGGTACATGCCAACATTTGCGCTGAACAAGCTTTATGTTCCAATGCTGCTTCTGTTGCTGGAAAG CCTTTTTTTGTTACTAATGGTGAACCTATCGAAACATGGGAGTTTGTGTCCTGCATGATGGAAGCCATGGGTTGCCAAAG GCCCAGAGTTAATCTTCCTGCCAAGATGCTATTGTTTGCTGCCCAGTTCTCCAATATGATTCATCATAGATTGGGTTTGCAAATGTCATCGACTCCACCTCTCTATCCTGATGCAGTATACTTCTTGTCGCACACAAGAACTTTTAACATTTCCAAAGCTAGAAGGCAACTTGGGTATGCCCCAACTGTATCATTGGAG GATGGAATCATGAGAACTGCTGCATCAGTTTCGGAACTACAAGATAATTTGGGTATATCTAGGAAACAAGGTTCTTGTGGATCATCGAAAGCAGATAAGCTGCTTGGGAGTGGAGTAG CTGCTGACATTCTCCTTTGGAGGGATGAAAAGAAAACCTTCTCATATATCACACTACTGTTTCTGCTGTTCTACTGGTTCTTTCTTTCAGACAGAACTTTTGTCTCCTCGTCTGCCAAAATTCTTCTAGTGATCTTCCTGGCTCTTTACATCCATGGTGTCCTACCTTCAAAAGT GTATGGTTTTACAGTAGAGAAGGTAACTCCTGATTGTTTTGAAGTATCAGACTCAACATTGAGGAATCCAATCATGTGCATGGCTTCTCTATGGAATGGAGGTATTCATAAACTGAGGGTTCTAGCAGAAGGTGATGACTGGGGTACCTTCTTAAAG GCTGTTGCTTCCTTGTTCTGTGTCAAAGTAATGCTGCACTTCCAGTTTAGAACGCTGATTGGTCTTG CGCTGGCATCCTTGTTCATTGTCTTCATTGTCTACGAACAATGTGAAGAGGGGATTGACGCTTTAGTAGCTATGGCATCTGTCAAAATCAAATCCCTAGTGGACAGAGTTGGTAGAGATTTGCCGGCGGTTCGAAATGTGCTGGTCTCTTCGAAGGCGTCGTATATTTTACAGATAATCTTGGCGATGACTCTTTGA